A stretch of the Bradyrhizobium arachidis genome encodes the following:
- a CDS encoding response regulator transcription factor — protein MRSRNISVMLVDDHAVVREGYRRLLEKHEGITVVAEAADAAGAYQAYKSQRPDVVVMDVSLPGRGGIDAIRQIRQWDPAARLLVFTMHLSATFALQAFRAGAKGFVTKSSSPEFLVSAVCDVASGRVAICPEISEALARSRLQEDASVIDTLSPREFEILRMVLDGRSGEGIAAALNLSPKTVSNYHYAIKSKLGVSSDVELVLFGLRSGLITLAEERER, from the coding sequence ATGAGGTCGCGAAATATCAGCGTCATGCTTGTCGATGACCACGCGGTTGTGCGTGAGGGATACCGTCGGCTTCTTGAAAAACATGAAGGCATTACAGTCGTCGCAGAGGCCGCCGATGCGGCAGGTGCCTATCAGGCCTACAAGAGTCAAAGGCCCGATGTTGTCGTCATGGACGTCTCATTGCCAGGTCGCGGCGGCATTGATGCCATTCGCCAGATACGTCAGTGGGATCCAGCGGCGCGCCTGCTGGTTTTCACCATGCATTTGAGCGCGACATTCGCTCTCCAGGCCTTCAGGGCCGGTGCAAAGGGCTTCGTCACAAAAAGCAGCTCGCCCGAGTTTCTAGTCAGCGCGGTGTGTGACGTGGCTAGCGGCCGTGTCGCAATTTGCCCCGAGATTAGTGAAGCCCTTGCAAGGAGCCGCTTGCAGGAGGATGCAAGCGTCATTGATACTCTCTCTCCACGTGAATTCGAGATTTTGCGCATGGTACTTGATGGTCGGTCGGGCGAGGGAATAGCCGCCGCACTCAATCTCAGTCCGAAGACTGTCTCGAACTACCACTACGCCATCAAATCGAAGCTCGGCGTTTCGTCCGATGTTGAGCTTGTGCTCTTTGGGCTGCGAAGCGGGTTGATAACGCTAGCGGAGGAGCGCGAGCGCTAA
- a CDS encoding DUF2652 domain-containing protein, with the protein MAEKGFLLVADITGYTMFLTSSELEHAQGVLDALFKSILAEIQAPIVLSNFQGDAALAYLPDARLPQPQFPLDAIERIYCSFANTLAAMRLNTTCTCNACRNMDKLDLKFFLHHGAYVMQTLAGRNELQGPEVIRLHRLMKNSVIKATGIKAYALITAQAADAMALPEFFAKTIPHVEPSEEFGDTACFVYDLAPVFARWRAARRIVVEKSEPQAFEPIECDLPVPPAVAWTYVTDVAKKVRWQQGIDAMRMTGLSAGRVALGSTQHCAHGKDQIVHDIVDWRPFDYVTYHIHTPFGTVVRETAEFTPLESGGTHLSIRCARPESANPLAQAMVRMTMPLIKGKLVRERRASKEVLLRVVAEDLEGNGVTMDG; encoded by the coding sequence GAGAAGGGCTTTCTCCTGGTAGCCGACATCACCGGCTACACCATGTTCCTGACCAGCTCGGAGCTGGAGCACGCGCAGGGCGTGCTGGATGCGCTGTTCAAGAGCATCTTGGCCGAGATCCAGGCGCCGATCGTGCTGTCGAACTTTCAGGGCGATGCGGCGCTGGCTTACTTGCCCGACGCCCGGTTGCCGCAGCCGCAATTCCCGCTCGATGCCATCGAGCGCATCTATTGCAGCTTTGCCAACACGCTCGCGGCGATGCGGCTCAACACCACCTGCACCTGCAACGCCTGCCGCAACATGGACAAGCTCGACCTGAAATTCTTCCTGCATCACGGTGCCTATGTCATGCAGACGCTGGCTGGGCGCAACGAGCTGCAGGGGCCCGAGGTCATCCGCCTGCACCGGCTGATGAAGAATTCGGTGATCAAGGCGACCGGCATCAAGGCCTATGCACTGATCACCGCGCAGGCCGCGGACGCGATGGCGCTGCCGGAGTTTTTTGCGAAGACGATTCCCCATGTCGAGCCGAGCGAGGAGTTCGGCGACACCGCCTGCTTCGTCTACGATCTCGCGCCGGTGTTTGCGCGCTGGCGCGCGGCGCGCCGCATTGTGGTCGAGAAGAGCGAGCCGCAGGCCTTCGAACCGATCGAATGCGACCTGCCGGTGCCGCCGGCCGTGGCCTGGACCTATGTGACCGACGTCGCCAAGAAGGTGCGCTGGCAGCAGGGCATCGACGCCATGCGCATGACGGGTCTTTCCGCCGGCCGCGTCGCGCTCGGTTCGACTCAGCATTGCGCTCACGGCAAGGACCAGATCGTGCACGACATCGTCGACTGGCGTCCCTTCGACTACGTGACCTATCACATCCACACGCCGTTCGGCACGGTCGTGCGCGAGACGGCGGAGTTCACTCCGCTCGAGAGCGGTGGCACGCATCTGTCGATCCGCTGCGCGCGGCCGGAGAGCGCCAACCCGCTGGCACAGGCGATGGTCCGCATGACCATGCCGCTGATCAAGGGCAAGCTGGTGCGCGAGCGTCGCGCGTCGAAAGAGGTGCTGTTGCGTGTCGTGGCGGAGGATCTGGAGGGGAATGGCGTTACGATGGATGGATAG
- a CDS encoding acyl-CoA dehydrogenase family protein, protein MRATVGLDLVERARALAPLIAGEADAIERQRRLTEQVVSALIDNGLYRALLPQNLGGAEAAPEIFMQMLEEIAKADASVAWCLGQNSVCAMIAAWLDPDTAHEIFNTSPGILAWGAIAHEARAVDGGYRVTARWDFASGSRQASWLGAHVRIIEADGTPRKSADGSPEVRTILFPATSATLHDVWEAIGLAGTGTDSYSVENLFVPERFSAFRDVTSALREKGPLYKLGTSASYSLGFAAVSLGVARATLDAAIALARGKHQSLQVKAMRDNNAVQGLIGRTEGNWRAARVYLYATADTMWRDLTATGEFSDAHRTAVRLASTWTIHQSAAVVDAAYHMAGATAVFRSNPFERRFRDMHAIAQQLQARDTHFEDVGRTILFS, encoded by the coding sequence ATGCGCGCAACTGTCGGATTGGATCTCGTCGAACGTGCCCGCGCGCTGGCGCCGCTGATCGCCGGCGAGGCCGATGCGATCGAGCGGCAGCGACGCCTGACCGAGCAGGTCGTGTCAGCGCTGATCGACAACGGGCTGTACCGCGCGCTGTTGCCGCAAAACCTTGGCGGCGCAGAAGCCGCCCCTGAAATCTTCATGCAGATGCTGGAGGAGATCGCGAAAGCGGATGCGTCGGTGGCATGGTGCCTCGGGCAAAACAGCGTCTGCGCGATGATTGCGGCGTGGCTCGACCCCGACACCGCGCACGAGATCTTCAACACATCACCGGGCATTCTCGCCTGGGGCGCGATCGCGCATGAGGCGCGGGCCGTGGACGGCGGCTATCGCGTCACCGCGCGCTGGGATTTTGCCTCGGGCTCGCGTCAGGCGAGCTGGCTCGGGGCCCATGTCCGCATCATCGAGGCCGACGGTACGCCGCGCAAGAGTGCCGACGGCTCGCCGGAGGTTCGCACCATCCTGTTTCCGGCCACGAGCGCCACGCTGCACGATGTCTGGGAGGCCATCGGGCTCGCCGGCACCGGCACCGATTCCTATTCGGTCGAAAACCTCTTCGTCCCCGAACGGTTTTCGGCCTTTCGCGACGTGACGTCGGCGCTGCGCGAAAAGGGCCCGCTGTACAAGCTCGGCACCAGCGCGAGCTACAGCCTCGGCTTTGCCGCCGTCTCGCTCGGCGTGGCACGGGCGACGCTGGACGCCGCGATCGCGCTCGCGCGCGGCAAACATCAATCGCTGCAGGTAAAGGCGATGCGCGACAACAATGCCGTGCAAGGTCTGATCGGTCGCACCGAAGGCAATTGGCGGGCGGCGCGTGTCTATCTCTATGCAACGGCTGATACGATGTGGCGCGACCTCACCGCAACGGGCGAGTTCAGTGACGCGCATCGGACTGCGGTGCGGCTTGCGTCAACCTGGACCATCCATCAATCCGCCGCCGTGGTCGACGCCGCCTATCACATGGCGGGCGCCACGGCCGTGTTCCGCAGCAATCCGTTCGAGCGGCGGTTTCGCGACATGCACGCCATCGCCCAGCAACTCCAGGCGCGCGATACGCATTTTGAGGACGTGGGAAGGACGATTCTGTTCTCCTAG
- a CDS encoding histidine kinase, with translation MRETKVLRRLPVFDLKWSLLRQVAAVALLCFLGGAAISVFQAEQETSKANRAVGDAVGRFLERPLLFAVDVPPGVAPGGRNRFDLRARFREMDPFLDQVISPGQCVQLDEAGKVVVSSCLGFRSPQGEAPAWFSAFYRWAVGSRMTYERPVTHQGLVLGKVIVSSNPSAVTARAWSDISRMLGLSAATIGALGVLVYFVVERALRPTRDVVSGLNRLAAGDLKCRLPPFRLAELQRISNVFNDLATTLEVATSERADMARRLVEAREQERRHLARVLHDELAQSLSAMSATAASIKVTASTDCPSLVPEAQAITETAGNIMKGLRRTVQELRLQEIDDVGLLTSLEELIAGHNRRSCGKTRFFLETHGDLNALPPAITGHIFHIVQEGLTNAVKHAQAANVHAMVRIDLTQDGAPGSAAGLVEVTVEDDGAGLTQEIRREAGFGLGLIGIRERTLALGGQMNVVSRSEKGLILSVAIPVLNAPGSAS, from the coding sequence ATGCGGGAGACAAAGGTTCTTCGGCGCCTGCCGGTCTTCGATCTCAAATGGTCGCTGTTGAGACAAGTGGCGGCCGTCGCGCTACTCTGTTTTCTTGGTGGAGCGGCAATCTCCGTGTTCCAGGCAGAACAGGAAACGTCGAAGGCCAATCGGGCCGTCGGAGATGCTGTTGGCAGGTTTCTGGAAAGGCCGCTTCTGTTCGCTGTGGACGTGCCTCCCGGCGTCGCGCCGGGAGGCAGAAATCGCTTTGATCTCCGAGCGCGCTTTCGCGAGATGGATCCCTTTCTCGACCAGGTGATAAGCCCGGGTCAGTGTGTGCAGCTCGACGAAGCCGGGAAGGTTGTCGTCTCCAGCTGCCTGGGCTTCCGCAGTCCGCAGGGCGAGGCACCGGCATGGTTTTCGGCTTTCTATCGGTGGGCGGTCGGCAGTCGGATGACCTACGAGCGTCCCGTCACGCACCAGGGTCTCGTACTTGGCAAGGTCATCGTCAGCTCGAACCCATCAGCCGTGACGGCGCGCGCCTGGTCTGATATCTCGCGGATGCTCGGCCTCTCCGCTGCGACGATCGGCGCTCTTGGCGTCCTGGTGTATTTTGTCGTCGAGCGTGCGCTGCGGCCGACGAGAGATGTCGTGAGCGGCCTCAACCGGTTAGCTGCGGGCGATCTGAAGTGCCGCCTCCCGCCGTTCCGGCTTGCCGAGTTGCAACGCATAAGCAACGTCTTCAATGATCTGGCAACCACCCTGGAAGTCGCGACCTCCGAGCGTGCCGACATGGCCCGACGTCTGGTGGAAGCCCGGGAGCAGGAGAGGCGTCACCTCGCACGAGTGCTTCATGACGAGCTGGCCCAGAGTCTCAGTGCCATGAGTGCGACGGCAGCTTCGATCAAGGTCACCGCCTCGACTGATTGTCCATCCCTGGTTCCCGAAGCTCAGGCCATCACGGAAACTGCGGGCAATATCATGAAGGGGCTTCGCAGGACCGTGCAGGAGTTGAGACTGCAGGAGATCGACGATGTCGGTCTGCTCACGAGCCTTGAGGAACTCATCGCCGGTCATAATCGCCGCAGTTGCGGGAAGACCCGATTCTTTCTTGAGACGCACGGCGACCTGAACGCACTACCCCCGGCAATTACCGGTCACATCTTTCATATCGTCCAGGAGGGCCTGACAAACGCTGTGAAGCATGCGCAGGCCGCCAACGTGCATGCCATGGTGCGTATCGACCTTACTCAAGACGGTGCGCCAGGGTCTGCCGCCGGCCTGGTCGAGGTGACCGTTGAGGACGATGGTGCGGGACTGACGCAAGAGATCAGGAGGGAGGCTGGTTTTGGCCTCGGCCTGATCGGGATTCGCGAGAGAACGCTTGCGCTGGGTGGCCAGATGAACGTTGTGTCGAGGTCAGAGAAGGGCCTCATCCTCAGTGTCGCCATTCCTGTTTTGAATGCCCCGGGTTCAGCATCATGA
- a CDS encoding helix-turn-helix domain-containing protein, with amino-acid sequence MRIVNAMGLTAIDLGLRGATSGVFLLIILVTLQRRATNQYALLGMAMSAGGIFYAITSAPFFPKSSWWWTMPLLSSLPAIVWLWARVAFDDDFVLRRWHGAVCGGIVAFGFTISLAWTRWPAFSKAGGKVLSLVAVVLALAAAVQTVKTWRVDLVERRRRLRLAIFAINIMFIALVAGASLAEHPVAIPGGSDSLPAAIGLFVAAMLAGVGVFGTQAAVAVNDATAAIASGDTSRQTGVTDRAITEGITVDPLLLRRLDHLMKVERIYRQEGLAIGMLAARLDVPEYRLRQAINEGLGYRNFNAFLNRYRIDDARVALSDMAQREVPVLTIAMDAGFQSIGPFNRAFKAETGMTPSEFRREALTSQAPPEIGQPRREIG; translated from the coding sequence ATGCGGATTGTGAATGCGATGGGGCTCACGGCCATCGATCTCGGGCTGCGCGGCGCGACGAGCGGCGTCTTCCTCCTGATCATCCTCGTGACGCTGCAGCGGCGCGCGACCAATCAATATGCCTTGCTGGGCATGGCCATGTCCGCCGGCGGCATCTTCTATGCGATCACGAGCGCGCCGTTCTTTCCAAAATCGTCCTGGTGGTGGACCATGCCGCTACTGTCCTCGCTGCCCGCCATCGTCTGGCTGTGGGCGCGCGTGGCGTTCGACGACGATTTCGTACTCAGGCGATGGCACGGCGCGGTGTGCGGCGGCATCGTCGCTTTCGGTTTCACGATCTCGCTGGCCTGGACGCGCTGGCCCGCCTTCTCCAAGGCCGGAGGCAAGGTGCTGTCGTTGGTGGCCGTGGTGCTGGCGCTCGCGGCTGCGGTGCAGACGGTCAAGACCTGGCGGGTCGACCTGGTCGAGCGGCGGCGCCGGCTGCGGCTGGCGATTTTTGCGATCAACATCATGTTCATCGCGCTCGTCGCGGGAGCGAGCCTTGCAGAACATCCCGTCGCGATCCCCGGCGGGTCCGACAGCCTTCCGGCCGCCATTGGCCTGTTCGTGGCCGCGATGCTTGCCGGCGTCGGTGTTTTCGGCACCCAGGCGGCTGTGGCTGTCAACGACGCCACCGCCGCGATCGCATCCGGCGACACCAGCCGGCAAACGGGGGTGACCGACCGTGCCATCACGGAAGGGATTACGGTCGATCCCCTCCTGCTGCGGCGCCTCGACCATCTGATGAAGGTGGAGCGAATCTACCGTCAGGAAGGCCTCGCGATCGGGATGCTCGCGGCACGGCTCGACGTTCCCGAGTACCGGCTCCGCCAGGCAATCAACGAGGGGCTCGGCTATCGCAATTTCAACGCCTTCCTCAACCGCTACCGCATCGATGATGCCAGGGTCGCGCTATCTGACATGGCGCAACGGGAGGTCCCGGTGCTGACCATCGCCATGGATGCGGGTTTTCAGTCGATCGGACCGTTCAATCGGGCCTTCAAGGCCGAAACTGGCATGACGCCGAGCGAATTCCGGCGCGAGGCTCTGACCTCGCAAGCGCCGCCGGAAATCGGCCAGCCGCGACGAGAAATCGGCTAG